The segment CTAATTCACTGGTAGCAGCAGATATGGCGCTTGCAGGTGTATCCAGCCGCATTCCATGTGATGAAGTAATTGGTGCAATGTATCGTATTGGACAATCAATGAGTCCGAACCTGAAAGAAACAGCGCGAGGCGGTCTAGCTGCAACTCCAACAGGAAAAGCTATTAGTAAAGCAATTCTTGAAAACGGTGGATTACAAAGTATTAAAGCTATGCAATAAAGCTGATGAAACATGCTATCTTATATAGGTAGCATGTTTTTGTATAATGATACAGGATGGAGCATTTTCAATATGGAGATTACTAATTTACAACATTTAACAGAACAAGCGATAAAGGATAGACGCTATTTGCATCAGTATCCAGAGCTTTCTGGCCAAGAGTATGAAACAAGTCGATTTATTCGAAAAAGATTAGAGCAGCTTGCTATCGAAATTTTAGACTATAATTCTCCTAGTGTTGTAGCAATGATTAATGGTACAAAAGGAACAAAGACCATTGCTTTAAGAGCAGATATTGATGCATTGCCAATCGTAGAAGAGGGTGATAAACCTTATAGCTCTAAGAAGCCAGGTATTGCTCATATGTGTGGTCATGATGGGCATACAGCGATTTTATTGGCAGTGGCAGAGTGGATTACATTAAACAAGGAAAAAATTGAGCCAAATATTATGCTGATTTTCCAATCGGCTGAGGAAATTACACCAAGTGGGGCTGATGCTTTAATTCAACAAGGTGTGCTAGAGAATGTTGATACTATTTTTGGTATCCATTTATGGCAGGGGCTAGAAAAAGGAAAAATAGGCTTAGCACATGGTCCCATGATGGCATCTGTTGATGATTTTAATATTGTTATTCAAGGGTCTGGTGGGCATGGGTCAATGCCACATGAAACCATTGACCCTATTTATATTGCAAGTCATTTAATGCAAGCTTTTCAAGGCATTATTAGCCGAAACATCAATCCAATTGAGGCAGGTGTTATTACAGTAGGCAATATGCAAGCAGGTACAACGTATAATATTATTCCAGATACAGCAAAGCTAAGTGGAACAATTAGAGCATTGACCCCCGAAACTGTCAAAACGATTCAAACAAAAATGGTGAGCTTAACAGAGGGTATTTGTCAGACATTTGGTGCACAGGGGAAAATTGAATTTATTTTAGGTACACCGCCGCTTATCAATGATTCACACCAATCACATATGGTAGCATCAATTGTAGCTGAAAAGTTTGGTGCAGATGTATTTGAACTAGTGCCTCCTGTGATGGGCGGTGAGGATTTTTCTTATTATTTACAGCATCGACCTGGTGCTTTTATTTTTGTTGGGATGGGTGGCGAGAAAAGCCAGTATCCACATCATCATCCAAAATTTGATATAGATGAGGATGTATTCCCTGATGCGATTCGACTCTTTATTGAAATGATTATGCATCATCATTCTTAGTAGGCTTTGAATAGGGAAAGATGCTAGATTTATGATACATTGAATATAGGCTAAGACGGCTACATAGTTAGAAAAAATAATGAAGGGAGTTGTGGAATGAGGTGACTGATGTATATAGTCCCGTCACCGAATTAAAGGGCATCGGGAAAGAAACCGCAGCACATCTTGAGGCACTTGGCATCCATACGATCACCGATTTATTATGGACATTTCCACATCGCCATGAGGATTTTCGTTTAAAAGATTTAGCACAAACGCCACATAATGAACGTGTTACTGTTGAGTGTAAAGTGGAACGTGAGCCAACTGTATTATTTTTAGGGCGCAATAAATCACGGTTACAGGTTACAGTTTTAGCGGGACGTCATTTAGTAAAAGTTGTGTTTTTCAATCAGGGCTACTTAAAGCAAAAGCTTATACCTGGTACTATTATTACAGTAACAGGGAAATGGGATCGTGGCAGACAGGTCATTAATGGGACGTCTATAGTATTTGGTCCTAAGACAGATCAGATGGACTTTGAACCTGTTTATAGTTTGAAAGGGTTAATTCCACAAAAAAGATTTCGTAAGTATATGCGTCAAGTATTAGATGACTTTGGGGCAGAGCTGCCAGATGCTCTTCCACGGCATTTACAAGATGCTTATAAGCTTGTGTCTATGCGTGAGGGCTTAGAGGGCGTGCATTTTCCACTTGATGCTGGGCATGCTAAGCAAGCAAGACGACGCTTTGCCTATGAGGAGCTATTAAACTTCCAACTACGTATTCAAGCATTACGAAAAATGCGTAAAGATAGTGAACACGGGACTGTTATCCAATTCGATGTGCATAAATTACGGGACTTTATTGCTTCATTGCCCTATGAATTAACAAATGCACAAAAGCGTGTGGTCAATGAAATTTGTAAGGATTTAAAGGAGCCACATCGTATGAATCGCTTGCTGCAGGGGGATGTAGGGTCAGGGAAAACCGTAGTAGCAGCAATAGGTCTATATGCTGCAGTAACAGCAGGCTTTCAAGGCGCATTAATGGCTCCTACTGAAATTTTAGCCGAGCAGCATTTAGAAAATTTACTAGAGTGGCTTCAGCCCTTTGGCGTTCGTGTAGCCCTGCTATCAGGGTCAACGAAAACAAAGGAACGACGTACTATTTTAGAGGATTTAGCAAATGGCAATATTGATATTATTATCGGTACA is part of the Lysinibacillus sp. FSL K6-0232 genome and harbors:
- a CDS encoding M20 metallopeptidase family protein; this encodes MEITNLQHLTEQAIKDRRYLHQYPELSGQEYETSRFIRKRLEQLAIEILDYNSPSVVAMINGTKGTKTIALRADIDALPIVEEGDKPYSSKKPGIAHMCGHDGHTAILLAVAEWITLNKEKIEPNIMLIFQSAEEITPSGADALIQQGVLENVDTIFGIHLWQGLEKGKIGLAHGPMMASVDDFNIVIQGSGGHGSMPHETIDPIYIASHLMQAFQGIISRNINPIEAGVITVGNMQAGTTYNIIPDTAKLSGTIRALTPETVKTIQTKMVSLTEGICQTFGAQGKIEFILGTPPLINDSHQSHMVASIVAEKFGADVFELVPPVMGGEDFSYYLQHRPGAFIFVGMGGEKSQYPHHHPKFDIDEDVFPDAIRLFIEMIMHHHS
- the recG gene encoding ATP-dependent DNA helicase RecG, producing the protein MTDVYSPVTELKGIGKETAAHLEALGIHTITDLLWTFPHRHEDFRLKDLAQTPHNERVTVECKVEREPTVLFLGRNKSRLQVTVLAGRHLVKVVFFNQGYLKQKLIPGTIITVTGKWDRGRQVINGTSIVFGPKTDQMDFEPVYSLKGLIPQKRFRKYMRQVLDDFGAELPDALPRHLQDAYKLVSMREGLEGVHFPLDAGHAKQARRRFAYEELLNFQLRIQALRKMRKDSEHGTVIQFDVHKLRDFIASLPYELTNAQKRVVNEICKDLKEPHRMNRLLQGDVGSGKTVVAAIGLYAAVTAGFQGALMAPTEILAEQHLENLLEWLQPFGVRVALLSGSTKTKERRTILEDLANGNIDIIIGTHALIQPDVVFKRLGFVITDEQHRFGVEQRRILRDKGENPDVLFMTATPIPRTLAITAFGEMDVSMIDEMPAGRKQIETHWMKKEQFGSVMAKLELELAAGRQAYVICPLIEESDKLDVQNAVDIYEQLATYLKERFSVGLMHGRLSTAEKDMVMRSFSEGTIQVLVSTTVVEVGVNVPNATFMIVYDAERFGLAQLHQLRGRVGRGEHQSYCILLADPKSDEGKERMQSMTETNDGFRLAEKDLELRGPGDFFGRKQSGLPDFKVADLVHDYRILETARKDATELLETDAFWHGRDYQYLREMLEESGVLQGERFD